In Vanessa cardui chromosome 28, ilVanCard2.1, whole genome shotgun sequence, one genomic interval encodes:
- the LOC124541722 gene encoding phenoloxidase-activating factor 2-like yields MFLRSCLIVVLIISYISIALAANDEDTSKWIQQTFNTTTEEEVLDLSPTGDKLNDLDCLTDNGDVGTCVVYYLCDPDTHTIISDGTTIIDMRQRQCLSYLDVCCGHKSVLPDETLVTTPNPPKLNAHDIINFQEETQTTPAFKVDKMEDALPVKKDSSIQCGWDVPSLFVFPKNDSAIYANYGEFPWAVALIKKRPSTAWSPNDYLGGGTMIHPSVVLTVAHKVDKMNAKRIKIRAGEWDTQTVKEKYQYQERNVKKILIHPHFFKTSLYFDVAMLVMETPFDLVAAPHIKPVCLGDSLPSPGTDCFSMGWGPDFNNEDKYATILKKIQLPLVGSGDCTEKLQQARLGMHFRLHSSLTCAGGVKGIDTCQGDGGSALVCPIETKDNNTRYAAYGLVAYGIDCGVADRPGVYANIPAALDWINQEMTKLNYTTATYTT; encoded by the exons GTCCTGTTTGATTGTCGTTctcataatatcatatatttcaatCGCCCTAGCGGCGAATGATGAAGATACGTCCAAATGGATTCAACAAACTTTCAACACAACAACAG AGGAAGAAGTCCTCGATTTGTCACCGACAGGCGACa AGTTGAATGATCTAGACTGCCTAACGGACAACGGTGACGTTGGCACGTGTGTGGTGTACTATCTGTGCGATCCGGACACCCATACGATCATCTCAGATGGTACAACGATCATTGACATGAG GCAGAGGCAATGTCTCTCATACCTCGATGTATGCTGTGGACACAAGAGCGTTCTACCGGATGAAACGCTGGTCACGACGCCAAACCCACCGAAACTGAACGCCCACGATATCATAAACTTTCAAGAGGAAACTCAGACTACACCAGCTTTTAAGGTTGACAAGATGGAAGACGCCCTACCTGTTAAAA AGGATTCGTCCATTCAGTGCGGCTGGGATGTGCCGAGCCTGTTCGTATTCCCGAAGAACGATTCAGCAATTTACGCGAACTATGGCGAATTTCCATGGGCCGTGGCCCTCATAAA GAAACGGCCCTCGACAGCATGGTCACCAAACGACTACCTCGGTGGTGGTACCATGATACATCCATCGGTGGTGCTGACGGTAGCACACAAGGTCGATAAAATGAACGCTAAAAGG ATAAAAATCCGCGCCGGTGAATGGGACACACAGACAGTCAAAGagaaatatcaatatcaagAGAGAAACGTCAAGAAGATATTGATACACCCCCACTTTTTCAAAA CATCATTGTACTTCGATGTCGCAATGCTCGTGATGGAGACACCCTTTGATCTGGTGGCTGCACCCCACATAAAGCCAGTCTGCCTCGGAGACTCGCTCCCATCCCCTGGGACAGACTGTTTCAGTATGGGCTGGGGTCCTGATTTCAACAATGAAGACAAATATGCAACCATCTTGAAAAAG ATTCAATTACCACTGGTCGGTTCAGGAGATTGCACGGAGAAACTCCAGCAGGCGAGACTAGGGATGCATTTTAGACTCCACTCGTCTCTGACTTGCGCGGGGGGTGTCAAGGGTATCGACACCTGTCAAGGCGATGGCGGCTCCGCACTAGTATGCCCGATCGAA ACAAAGGATAATAATACACGCTACGCAGCATACGGCTTGGTGGCCTATGGCATTGACTGCGGCGTTGCTGACCGCCCAGGTGTCTACGCGAACATACCAGCAGCACTCGACTGGATAAACCAAGAAATGACCAAACTTAACTATACGACTGCAACATACACCACTTGA